A single region of the Rhodoligotrophos defluvii genome encodes:
- the gcvPB gene encoding aminomethyl-transferring glycine dehydrogenase subunit GcvPB — MMNREGRPTTPASGGAAAADQITTFTGNRGLEINEPLLFEIGGPEKCGVDIDLPDQPLNRLGGLARKNAIGLAGLSEPEAMRHYVRLSRRNYAIDLGIYPLGSCTMKHNPRLNERMARLPGFGDIHPLQPESTVQGALELIDTLAHWLKTMTGMPAVALSPKAGAHGELCGMMAIRAALDARGEKRSVVLVPESAHGTNPATATYLGYSVQSVPARADGTVDPEEVKRRLSPEVAAIMLTNPNTCGLFERDVIAIADAVHEAGAFFYCDGANFNAIVGKARPGDLGVDAMHINLHKTFSTPHGGGGPGAGPVVLSAALAPFAPLPFVVHGENGFRLVETESDPSAGQAFGRMTAFHGQMGMFVRALSYMMSHGSDGLRRASEDAVLNANYVKAGLEDLMSLPFGKRPTMHEVLFDDSFLKGTGVTTLDFAKAMIDEGFHPMTVYFPLVVHGAMLIEPTESESRASLDQFIATLRKLVEAAKSGDTARFTGAPYLTPVGRLDETRAARQPVLRWRKPLPQLDAAE; from the coding sequence ATGATGAATCGGGAAGGCCGCCCCACCACGCCGGCAAGCGGCGGGGCCGCGGCCGCGGACCAGATCACGACCTTTACCGGCAACCGCGGGCTGGAGATCAACGAACCGTTGCTGTTCGAGATCGGCGGGCCCGAGAAATGCGGGGTCGATATCGATCTGCCGGATCAGCCGCTGAACCGCCTGGGTGGATTAGCGCGGAAGAACGCAATCGGGCTAGCCGGGCTCTCCGAGCCCGAGGCGATGCGGCACTATGTGCGTCTCTCGCGCCGCAATTATGCGATCGACCTCGGCATCTATCCGCTCGGCTCGTGCACTATGAAGCACAATCCGCGCCTGAACGAGCGGATGGCAAGGCTGCCGGGCTTTGGCGACATCCATCCGCTGCAGCCGGAGAGCACGGTTCAGGGCGCGCTCGAGCTGATCGATACGCTCGCCCATTGGCTCAAGACCATGACCGGCATGCCGGCCGTGGCCCTGAGCCCCAAGGCCGGCGCCCATGGCGAGCTGTGCGGCATGATGGCCATACGGGCGGCGCTGGATGCGCGCGGCGAGAAGCGCTCCGTGGTGCTGGTGCCTGAATCGGCACACGGGACCAATCCGGCCACGGCGACCTATCTCGGCTATTCCGTCCAGTCGGTGCCGGCGCGTGCCGACGGCACGGTAGATCCCGAGGAGGTCAAACGTCGCCTCAGCCCTGAAGTGGCGGCGATCATGCTCACCAACCCCAATACTTGTGGGCTGTTCGAGCGGGATGTGATCGCCATTGCCGATGCGGTGCACGAGGCCGGCGCCTTCTTCTACTGCGATGGTGCGAACTTCAATGCAATTGTCGGGAAAGCACGGCCAGGGGATCTCGGGGTTGATGCCATGCACATCAATCTCCACAAGACCTTCTCCACACCCCATGGCGGCGGCGGCCCAGGTGCCGGACCGGTGGTGCTTTCGGCGGCGCTGGCGCCCTTTGCTCCCCTGCCTTTCGTCGTACACGGCGAGAACGGCTTCCGACTGGTCGAGACAGAGAGCGATCCCTCCGCCGGTCAGGCCTTTGGGCGGATGACCGCCTTTCACGGCCAGATGGGCATGTTCGTGCGTGCGCTGAGCTACATGATGAGCCATGGCAGCGACGGCCTGCGCCGCGCCTCGGAAGATGCAGTGCTGAACGCCAATTACGTGAAGGCCGGGCTCGAAGACCTGATGAGCCTGCCTTTCGGCAAGCGTCCCACTATGCACGAGGTGCTGTTCGACGACAGTTTCCTAAAGGGCACCGGCGTTACGACCCTCGACTTCGCCAAGGCCATGATCGACGAAGGCTTCCACCCGATGACCGTGTATTTCCCGCTGGTGGTGCATGGGGCGATGCTGATCGAGCCGACGGAATCGGAGTCGCGCGCGAGCCTTGATCAGTTCATCGCCACCCTGCGCAAGCTGGTGGAAGCGGCGAAGTCAGGCGACACGGCGCGCTTCACCGGCGCGCCCTACCTGACACCGGTCGGGCGGCTGGACGAGACACGGGCGGCGCGCCAGCCCGTCTTGCGCTGGCGCAAGCCTCTGCCGCAGCTCGACGCGGCGGAGTAG
- a CDS encoding ATP F0F1 synthase subunit B (Produces ATP from ADP in the presence of a proton gradient across the membrane. Subunit B is part of the membrane proton channel.), with the protein MLTTPEFWVLISFILFLALLAYVGVHRRVIETLDKRAANIREELAQAQRLREEAQAMLAEAQRKQREAEKEAADIVALAREDAKVLAEEMRRKLDELLERRRALAETKIKQAEDQALKDVRAVAADLAISAATQVIADTVKGPKAAQLVDDSIASLPGKLH; encoded by the coding sequence ATGCTGACCACCCCGGAATTCTGGGTCCTCATTTCCTTCATTCTGTTTCTGGCGCTGCTGGCCTATGTCGGCGTGCATCGGCGCGTGATCGAAACACTGGACAAGCGTGCGGCCAATATCCGCGAGGAATTGGCGCAGGCGCAGCGCCTGCGGGAAGAGGCGCAGGCCATGCTGGCTGAGGCCCAGCGCAAGCAGCGCGAGGCCGAGAAGGAGGCAGCCGACATCGTGGCGCTGGCTCGTGAGGATGCGAAGGTTCTGGCCGAGGAGATGCGCCGGAAGCTCGACGAGCTGCTGGAGCGCCGGCGGGCGCTTGCGGAGACGAAGATCAAGCAGGCGGAGGATCAGGCGCTGAAGGACGTCCGTGCGGTTGCAGCGGATCTCGCTATATCCGCCGCCACTCAGGTCATCGCGGACACGGTGAAGGGTCCCAAGGCCGCCCAGCTCGTGGACGACAGCATAGCCTCGCTACCCGGCAAGCTGCACTGA